In the genome of Xiphias gladius isolate SHS-SW01 ecotype Sanya breed wild chromosome 1, ASM1685928v1, whole genome shotgun sequence, the window GGAGCCGGAACCGACAAATACCCGCTACTACCATAGAGTCACTTGACCCGGGGATGATGCTGATTGGTCCCTTTCCCACTcaagacaaaagccagatgAAAGTGTGTGTTAGTGGGTTTTTGTCCAGTGCGAAAGGGGCTCCAGAATATGTCCTTTTTAACAGATTCAGaacaaaatgtattaatcaGAACTTAACCTGTTCAGACGTCAGTCAAAGAGACCACCTGCCAGCAGCCACTGGTGCTGGTGGGTTTGAGCTAGGGATGTGTGCTGGTGGATGGGGACACATGTTGTGTCACAGGCCAGAGTGTCGTCCTACCTCCTGGTCCCGGGTGACCTCCTCGGTATTGTCGTCCTCCTGGTGTTTGGCTCTGGTGAAgcgggaggagagggaggaggaggtgggtcTGTACAGGATGGAGGCTTGGACAaactcctccctctccctgctgcgCTCCCACTCTGTCATCTCCGGGTCCAGACTCTGCTCCAGGGCATCTGAGACACAAATCAGGTTTACATTTGATCCCAGGTTTGGGCTGCCTGCAGTGCACGATGGGACGTGTAGGACAGATCCTCCTACCTTTGTCTCCTTCTTTGAGGCGGTTCAGGTAAAGCTCGTAGCGCGCCTGTTTACTGGGGTTCTTCTCAAACGGTCTGAAGGTCTGTGTGGAGGTCTGGACGCCTCTCCACGACGCAAgagcctcctgctgctgccggaGGCCGGAGGTTGCACCGCTCAGAGCCGACGACCTCGCCATCGTCCCTGCCAATGACCCAGCTGACCGCAGGGCATCACGGGAGTCCGTGGTGGTGGTTTTGCTGGAGGGCGGGTTTGAGGAGTTGCAGAGGTTGAGAAGTCGTTCCCTGTCCTCTGGCCTCAGCAGCTCCATGACTGAACTGGGACCTGATCGGGATTCACAGACAAAgtgatcaatcaattaatcaggaGGAACAAGAATTATCTGAGAATAGATAAATCATCAGGATGTTGTCCAGATCGCGTCGGTCATGAGCACTTCAGGCTCCAGGAGGCGTCAGCAGGACCTGAATCTTTTCATACCTTGCAGGGCGTCCTCTCCCAGCAGCGCCCTCCTCTGGCCGGAGTCCAGCTGGTGACGTCCTCCTTGTTGGGGCTCCTCTTTGACCATGTGGCCCCTAGAGGTCCTCAGAGCTGCAGCCAGTACAGGACTGACCCCAGAGAGACCTGAAACATTGACTGACAGATGGAAACGATGGACCGGTCTATAGTCACAGGGCAGAGTGGGAGGAGGGAAGACCTACAGAGAGATACAGTGGCATTAGTGAAGGGTTTTTTCTCAACATACAGCGACAGATCATCACAACTTTTGAAGCTGCTCACTGTTTTGTGCTCGGCTGGTTTCTGGGCCAGAGTGAATCCCTCCAGGATTTTGCCGAGGTACGACGCGTCTTTGCTTTTGTctaagaaggagaaaaaagtggTATacggttttatttttccaacattttttaatacaggTTTTACTAAGAAAAACACTGCGCAGGGTTAAATGTGGCGGCGCCAACATTTAACAGTTCTGAATCATTAATCAGCAGTTATTTTGACGGTCAGTCCACACAGATTCTAGTATTCCAGTATCGGACTCTGACGACCTGTGGATTAGAAGATGTGAGACTGAAAACTAGCTTTTAATTGTTATATTAAAGAGCACCTTAGATTTGTTTTCAactgtgcatttcttttttgttttaatggtgTTTCGTGTTGTGATAGTTTACACATGAACTCTCCAAAACAGAGCAATTTTCAAAAGTTTTATGTGTTACACACAGTTGAAATTCAGCCTGCAGacaatttttctgtttgaagcTCGattcagaaaaatcaaaaactcaaaactttGGCATCTTTTGGTGTCTGAGCATCTCAGGGACTCTGTGATCTTATGCtattatttagaaaaatgaGGTGCTTTCAGATCCTGTACATTCTAATCCTTTTATCCTGTACATCATCAAAAAGCTCCATAAAAATATGTAGgaaaacaaagtacatttatGAAACCTGCAAACTTTCCAGGGCTCTCCAGGTCTTACCTCTTTTCTTGGTGTACTGCTGCGGAGCCGTCCAGCCGTAAAGTCCGTCTCCGGGCTCCTCTCCTCCCAGCACCACGTCGTACCTGGACATGGAGTCTCTGTGGTACACTTCTTCATCGTCATCATCCTCCAGGGCCCCCACCCCGAACGCctgcaggtcagaggtcaccagTGGCATTTAGAGTATGAGAACAGCTGACTTCTTTCTATTAAAAACCTTACAAATCCCACCTGTCCAGCCACTCCTCCTCTCCGTGAGCTTCTCTGTGCGTCTCCAAACAGCCGACTCCTCGTCTCAGACTGAGGTTTAAACAGGTCGATGTGTTCAGGTGCTCCTCGGCCCAGCAGCGCCAGACCCGGGTCGAGACCGCGGTACCCCAGACCCTGAACTCCCAGCCTGGGGTTGAAGTCCACCGGAGTCACGTCCTTCGGGGCAAAGGTCACATTCTCTGGAGCAAAGTCCTCATCGTCATCGTCCTGTTGGCCAGAGATAGGAAGTGACAGGAAATATTAATGTTCTTTTCAAGCAGctttaacattttgattttgtttgaaaagtttgaGGGCTCTGCAATAAAACGGATGCTGGTGTCGTACTCAAGGGAGCTGGATGGACTGTATTTGAGGACTGAGACCCGACCTACGAAAGGCTgagtttcttttaaaatgtgtcgCCACATTTTACCGGTGGATGTGTGGTGGACACATGATGTCGAGTGCAAGAAAAAATGAgtcagtaaaaacatttttgacactttttagGAAGAGGAGTAGGTGGTTCACAAAAGCTAAGAACGTCCACACACTGAATAAATGCTCCCAAAAAAAGGGAGTTCATCAGGTAATCTTTATTCTCATTACCTGATAAAGTTGTAAAGAGATATTTTTACTCAAATATTGCCTTTTTTGGGAGCCTTTATTCAGCGTGCGGGCGTCCGTTGCTTCTGAGGCTGTTTTTGCCTTTGACACACCTGAAAACGCGCTGGGATGTGAGTCCACTACCACGAGacactgaaatatatttggCAAATAACTGAAGACTGAATTCTGAAATCAGCCACAGCTTCTTTCTATGTTTTAACAGAAATAGTCATAAATGCTCAACTAGTCAATTAATTAAAcgattaacagaaaaaatacaaaacaattttgaaaTCTAAATAATTGTTTGAGTCAACCATTCTCTAGTTCCAGCTTTTGAGCAACTGCCGTGTTTCTCTGTTTAATCTcaaagtaaattgaatatctttgaggacgaaacatttgaagacgtcaccttggccGCTGGGAGACAGTGCTGGGAGTTTTGCACTGTTTTCTAATATTGTTATTAACTACTCAAATAATTGTTAAATTGTAAAAACTAAAACCCAAATCCTGGTTCAGGCCTCCAGttacagctgcagcacagactTCAGGCTTCCTGGAGCCCGGACTGACCACAGCAGGCTGGTTTTCAGCCCTGCATGTCTGTCAAACTGCGACGGAGAGAGACGAAGCAAAGATCACGACCGAGGTGAGAGGGACAGGTGTTATAAAAACACCAGGAAGTTACCTATTCTAGTTTGGCTGCTGAGTTGACTGCTCACCAACTCGGTCGGCAGTCAGGAAGTCAGGTCACTTAACGCATGATTGCTGCAATTTGAGTCAAAAATCACGACTGTGACTCACTCTTCCCCAGGATATCATCATCTCAACTTAacctccagaaatccacttagaaaccagaggaaaaaggaggctgcagaacttcattcagaaccttcatgtttttaagtttccttcagtttcacagtgacccagtgacagtcgTCTGAacatccacggctacactgcaacagcagctgatcacagctgattcagcagctttaaATGGTACAGTTTGATTGAATGGAAACAAATATTGGCAATTTACAGAAGCAGTGTCAGAGTTTAAAAACTCCTGCTGTGGAAACACCATCAGACTGATGTCAGTTGTCTCACCCACCTCTGAGTCCTCTGAACCAGCAGCGGGAACCGCACAGCTGTAAACTCTGGCTCCGTTATCTgtcaggaggagaagaagacagGAGTTGTCAtccacaaccaaaaaaaacaacaaaacctagagacacagaaatacaaacacaggatctaataaaaacatactttaaatcactgaacagagagaaaaggagaaccCACTGTTCAGTCTGCAGGGGGAGAGAAATTTTGGGTGGATTATGACTTTAAGAGCAGCTGTGAAGCAAATGTGACGGTTCGTACGAACCAGTCTGCTGTCGACGAGCTTTCCTCTTCACACGAGGCCCGACACCCTGACCTTCCTTCCATCCCATCCTCCTCAGCAGCTCCACCCCGATGGACGACCTGGGAGACAAAACCAACACAGCTCACGCTGGAAACCACCGGCTGCTCATAGCGGGAGAAAACACTGATACTacttttcagttgttttctgtattttaattattcCCATTTCCTGAAACTGTTCGAAAACGAACAACTTTATAAACATCATAATCAGATGCTCTGGGAAAACGGGACTCAGATTTATTccagcacacacagagtttCAGTGAGCAAGTCTTGGTTCATCACATGCCTTATGGAGTCTTGTTGGCTGAAATGTCGTCTGAGCTGAAATTAGATGGGTTTTTGAGAATGTAAATGAGTGAGTGGTAGTAATACATTAATCACTCTCAGTCCAAAAATCCCAAAAGTATTAGTGCATTATAAAAGGTCTTCAAACTGCTCATTTAGTCTGgcaaaaaaagaccaaaaccccAGGATGATTCCTATCACTTGAAATTTATTCGAAACTCAAAACAGTTCAAATGTGAGTTTCAAAACATCGACTGCGAGCAGGGAGGAACCTTTTAAATCAGGGCGTGTATTTTTGAGGTTGTCCACGTTGATTTTTGGTAATCATCAACTCCCCTACCACTTACTTGTTACTTACTTGTGTGACCTGGGGCTCGTTTCTCCAAATGCAGAAGATGCAACCTGATTTAATTTCTTCTCGTTCTTTTTGACACGTTTCactaaaacaaagcaaactcCACATTTGCAGCCCACGCGGGCATGCGAGGGGCCTGCGGGACTCACACGTTTATCTGCTCTTTGCGAGTGTAAACAGGGGTCACACGCCACTTTGGTGAAAAGGCCCCTGGTTCGCAGTAAACTGCGTGGGTGTTGGCAGTTACCTGGCGGGTGCGATCAGCTCCTCCAGCAGAGTGTCTCCGGGGATCAGTGCAGTCTGAGCGTTGACGGCTCTCGCCTTCTCTCTGGCCTCGTCTCTGCGGCTGGACGAGAACTCCTGGCTGGTGGTGATCTCTCTGGGAGCGATGCCGTGCTCACTGAAGTCCTAAGGCACAGCGACAAAAACAGTCatcaacatttacttttttatttgatgcccgtaaccttttcttttttttttttttgccctctaTGTCTCTCGCACTCACTTCCTGTCGGTCGCCTTTAGTTACTCCATTCTTTTAACAATGCAAATCTATAGAACTGTTTGGCTTCATGTCAGTCACATACATCTTCCATTTTCCTCAAATGAactaataaatgaatgaaaagacgTTAAACTTTGAAGAATGCAGTAGGTCATTCAACAAACTTCACTCTCCAAAACTTCTCCGTCCCACACCGATAAATATTCTCCTCGGAGCATATGAAGAAGAAAGTGACCTGTTTATTAAAGCTGTGTCTCTTTTCCTGGACCCAGACAAAGATCACAGTCAGACAAATGAGCAGCCATCTTTGTTTGGGTCAAGAAATGAAGGCGCACCTTAAAAAGGAGCAAAGAAATGTGCTGTTACAGTCTTTGAGTGTGAGCtcaatttgtttttcaggaaagCACGGCCTTATTTCTACGACTGGAATTTCATCATCAGGCCCAAAGTCTCTGCAAGTAAACTCAAACAAAACGCCTTCAAAATGACTCCTTTCATCAGGTTCTGCAGAGTTTTCAacgtctctttctctcaggtCGGTTGTACCTCCTCGTCCATGAAGTCTTCCGGCCTGACATGTTGTTTCTCAGCTTTCTGTTGCCGCGACGACACAAAGGTTGACGGAGTCcagcctaaaaaaaaaccaaaaaaaacaaacaaacaaaaacacagacacaaaatactCACATGTcgtattttaaataaatttgatttgaacCAAACTCTTCACAAATACTGGCTTTAAGAGCTGCAGACAAACCGggacatgacatgaaaaaatgaaagcaaggtttgtgtttgtgctgtcgTCATCATGTAAACACCAGCCACCACTGGAAGGATGCAACAAGTGGCGGTAAAATGATCATGCGGGttgtcaacagaaaatgaatacacTGTTTTAAGAATTTGATAAGCGATTCGGGTTTTATgtcatttctcaaaaaaaaagaaagaaatcaccACACATTATCTGGTTTCTCCactgtgaggatttttttttatctctagGTTTTTGGACAACTGGCTCAACTGAATGTGTCAAAAAACTTTGACTCTGGGAACTAAAGATGAACGTCTGTCTTTCTGACAGTTTAAATACTCAACAGCTGATTCATTGAAAGAATAATTGGCTGATAAGTCACTGATGACCACAAAGAGTTTCCCTAAAATCCACCTCTTCATACAAAGAAATCTTGTGAAAATGATTCAATTTTAGTTTAAATTCCAGGACAACTCTGCAAAAAAAGGACTTTTCCCAGTGATCACATGTTAAAACCTACGTAAACTAAACCACTTTCCATTTGGTCACAGTGAAGGAGCAGCTGAGCGTTGGTTCGACGCTGATCCAGATCCCGGACAGACAGGCGGCCCCCTGCTCAAAGACAGGCGAGCAGGGATTGTGATGCAGCAGCACTGACCTTCTTTGGAGCCAACAGTGTTGAAGTAGCCGGCTGAAAATCCTCCGGTGAACGCTCCGTGGAACCTTTGATATCGTCCCTTCTCATCTTTCACCGTCTGGTCGTGGAGCGGGACGGGCTTCTTCAACGGCTCGTCTGCGACAAACACGCAAAACACACGGGAATATAAACATGAACACCCACagattttaaacacacaacacatcatATATCCAGTGTTGGAGAAAGTATTCAGCTCCTTTACTTCAGTAAGAGGAGCAATgccacaattttaaaaacacctgcATTTTACTTGCGTAAAACTCCACAGATATTAGCAGCAGAACGACGTCATTATCAAAACTAAAAGCAACTTGAtatcagagctgaaatgattattcaatAAGGTAATCAATAGAAAGTTAATCACCAAccactgtattttaataattgattattaattgaagtcagtttttcaattttctgtatttcaggaggatctgctgcttttccctGTTGTACATTATAGTAATGTGATTGTCTTTTGACTAAACTGTCGGTTGAACTGATAAAACAATGTGAAGACACCCTCATCCTGGAAATGATAACATTATAGCATTGTTCACTATTTTCTCTGATGTTTCTAAGCCcaaaaaactaagaaaacagTCAGCAGATTAAATGacgatgaaaataataatagttgTTAAATTGTAAAAACTAAAACCCAAATCCTGGTTCAGGCCTCCAGttacagctgcagcacagactTCAGGCTTCCTGGAGCCCGGACTGACCACAGCAGGCTGGTTTTCAGCCCTGCATGTCTGTCAAACTGCGACGGAGAGAGACGAAGCAAAGATCACGACCGAGGTGAGAGGGACAGGTGTTATAAAAACACCAGGAAGTTACCTATTCTAGTTTGGCTGCTGAGTTGACTGCTCACCAACTCGGTCGGCGGTCAGGAAGTCAGGTCACTTAACGCATGATTGCTGCAATTTGAGTCAAAAATCACGACTGTGACTCACTCTTCCCCAGGATATCATCATCTCAACttaataattataaataataattgttcGTTGCAGCCCTACTTCATATGGTGTCAGATCACTTAATATGCAGAGGGGCTGAATATGTTGAATATGTGGAAGGTGTATAAACTCATCATCTGgcaaatatttcataaatgaaGTGGAGTAACATGTACAGTTTCCATCCGCTGCAGAGAAAGAGTCTCACAGTAAAGTTATTTCTTAAGTTTGCTCGAGAATAGGAGGCTTTCATCCTCTGTGTAGCTTCCCACATAGTCAGAACCAAACTCAATACAAAAATCTGGCTTGTTTTGTTCCCTCGCTTACTGGCAAACGTAACCTTCGTTTGCTGCAAAACCCGACAGTTAAGACTTTCATGTAGCAACTACATGTAATGCCATTAATATTACCACATGCAGCACAAATGATTTGTGATCTATGTTAGTAAAACGATAACGTTAACGGTTAggaggtaaattaaaaaaaaaaatagatttgaatGAAATAATTTGATGTTTTAAGAAAAACGTGTAAGCCGAACACACAAGTGGACAGTGACGATTCGTAAAATATCTTAACTGGCATTACAGCGGTGTGTACTTTAAGCCGTTGCGTACGGGAACATTAAACAGACGGATATTTGAATGAAGTCTTGTTTACAGACAGCTCAGAGCCCGCTGTTAGCTGCCTGCTCGTTAGCGTAGCATAGTGTAGTGACCGTCGGAAAACGTCGCGTCTCATAAAACAGCCAGAAAGCGTCGTAGTGCAAGCGGACGGATTATCGAAGTATTAAAAGGAACTCGACCTTCTTCCAGAGGCTCCAGAGGAGTCCCGTAAGTCACAAAGTCCTCGTCGCTGTCGCTGTCGGACGCCATGTTTGTACTGGAACTACGGTAGCCGCAGACGAACAAACATCGCGGCGGCTGGTAAAGCGTTGAAATAAACACGTCAGTAATCGTAACGGATAAATGGCGACATCTAGTGGTGACGACGTGTACAACAGCGTTAAAGGACCAGTTCACCCTAACCACGAAGACACATGTTCTCAGTCGTCAGTTCTCACAGCCTCAGGACCGAGCATATTCAGCTAAATATTGTTTATAGGGGACAAATCCTGCTTCCAACTACTTTTATAACTGTTGTAAGAAGGTGGGAGAAGTCAACAGTCGTAACTCCAGAGCCAGTGCAGCAAACTGAAACCTGTTTATTGATTTTGAGCCTGAGATGTGTAAGGACTCTTTCCTGGTGGCTGCTAGGACGTGTTTCTTAAAAGAATGTGAACATCCTCATCTGTTTTCTCATCATTCACCTTCTACTTCATTGATCTTTGCATCTTTAACGTGTTTAACAACTGTCGGTCTTTGACGCTGAGATCTCTTCCTCGGGTCTTTGATACTTGTCTGCCTTCTGAAACGATACTATCAGTTGTCTGTTCGTAAGACTCAGTTTTCCTGTTGGCtcgtttttattttctaataaatcTCACTGCTTCTGCGCCGACTGCAGCCACTGAATGCGGTTCGGCGCAGAAGCAGTGAGTGTGGATCACTTTAACTGCTCTGACACAAAATGCACTCAGTGACCGCATCTTTCAAAATTTCATGAATGCGGAAGAACAAGAGGTGTGGACGAGACGACGGGCGCTGCTGTATCTCTCCTGTAGGGAATATATACACGTTTGTATTGTACTGGAATGACTTCAGTTTGAGAAGATAAAGTCTAGAGAAGAAGGGATTTACTTCTGTAACATAAACCGTGAGGTAGCACAACCCATgcaataaaaggaaaacaatcaaAGCTTCTTCAAAGGCAATAGTGACGCATGTGTCAACGCTCCTGCTTGTTAGTGTGTTGTTTTAGGTCAGTCTTCTGAAAACGAGAACTCTGCCTAGAGAAATGTGAAAACCCAGATTTTTTTAGGGCCCCAACTCCCAATATGATGCACCATCCACGTTAgtaatagatagatagacagatggatagaGACGGGGGCCAAATGAAAGGTAAACATAACAAGAAGCTTCTCAGTAAAGTGTTGAGCCACCACCAGGCTCCAGAACGGCTTCAGTTTTCCTCATCATTGGCTGGATGAACTCCAGTCTTCCACAGGATGTTCCCTCCTTTGGTGCTtcgatgatggtggtggagagcgctgtctgaCACGTCGCTCCAAAATGTCCCccaggtgttcaactgggtcgAGAGCCGGTGACCGCGAAGGCCACGGCACACggttcacatcattttcacactcGTCCAACCactcagtgacccctcctgccctctGGATGGGGGCACTGTCCTCCGGTTTCCACGCTCGTTTTGCAggttcttcctttaatttgtccccTGTCTGTAGACAGATAGATAGGCAGCCAGGTTTAACGTTTCATA includes:
- the gpatch1 gene encoding G patch domain-containing protein 1 isoform X2 — protein: MASDSDSDEDFVTYGTPLEPLEEDEPLKKPVPLHDQTVKDEKGRYQRFHGAFTGGFSAGYFNTVGSKEGWTPSTFVSSRQQKAEKQHVRPEDFMDEEDFSEHGIAPREITTSQEFSSSRRDEAREKARAVNAQTALIPGDTLLEELIAPARSSIGVELLRRMGWKEGQGVGPRVKRKARRQQTDNGARVYSCAVPAAGSEDSEDDDDEDFAPENVTFAPKDVTPVDFNPRLGVQGLGYRGLDPGLALLGRGAPEHIDLFKPQSETRSRLFGDAQRSSRRGGVAGQAFGVGALEDDDDEEVYHRDSMSRYDVVLGGEEPGDGLYGWTAPQQYTKKRDKSKDASYLGKILEGFTLAQKPAEHKTVFPPPTLPCDYRPVHRFHLSVNVSGLSGVSPVLAAALRTSRGHMVKEEPQQGGRHQLDSGQRRALLGEDALQGPSSVMELLRPEDRERLLNLCNSSNPPSSKTTTTDSRDALRSAGSLAGTMARSSALSGATSGLRQQQEALASWRGVQTSTQTFRPFEKNPSKQARYELYLNRLKEGDKDALEQSLDPEMTEWERSREREEFVQASILYRPTSSSLSSRFTRAKHQEDDNTEEVTRDQEGDVDDKQAAVKMKMFGKLTRETFEWHPDKLLCKRFNVPDPYPGSGLVGLPKVKRDKFSVFNFLTVTESREMTAPPKPPEAGKKSRWDVSDQKEEKKKKNDPVSELLSAAKNQTETKREQTSVPALPASASTNDQTPDNKSETKSVDPQSSDKKKEGDAEEELEEESRPPMDLFKAIFASSSDEKSSSSDGESEDEEEEKDGKEDEGKIDPRAPKLFNISPSASVTSTSVTTSATTSSHQTVVLSQTSTQEEFGPKLPPPSAAPIRGGATSLCTPREEEKPSKKSKEKKHKNKKQHKHKKEKKKKKRKKHKHKGKQQKKSKKDASDSSSEDSDEDSDGEDGQVSTEELLKRLKSIRSHQTW
- the gpatch1 gene encoding G patch domain-containing protein 1 isoform X1, which translates into the protein MASDSDSDEDFVTYGTPLEPLEEDEPLKKPVPLHDQTVKDEKGRYQRFHGAFTGGFSAGYFNTVGSKEGWTPSTFVSSRQQKAEKQHVRPEDFMDEEDFSEHGIAPREITTSQEFSSSRRDEAREKARAVNAQTALIPGDTLLEELIAPARSSIGVELLRRMGWKEGQGVGPRVKRKARRQQTDNGARVYSCAVPAAGSEDSEDDDDEDFAPENVTFAPKDVTPVDFNPRLGVQGLGYRGLDPGLALLGRGAPEHIDLFKPQSETRSRLFGDAQRSSRRGGVAGQAFGVGALEDDDDEEVYHRDSMSRYDVVLGGEEPGDGLYGWTAPQQYTKKRDKSKDASYLGKILEGFTLAQKPAEHKTVFPPPTLPCDYRPVHRFHLSVNVSGLSGVSPVLAAALRTSRGHMVKEEPQQGGRHQLDSGQRRALLGEDALQGPSSVMELLRPEDRERLLNLCNSSNPPSSKTTTTDSRDALRSAGSLAGTMARSSALSGATSGLRQQQEALASWRGVQTSTQTFRPFEKNPSKQARYELYLNRLKEGDKDALEQSLDPEMTEWERSREREEFVQASILYRPTSSSLSSRFTRAKHQEDDNTEEVTRDQEGDVDDKQAAVKMKMFGKLTRETFEWHPDKLLCKRFNVPDPYPGSGLVGLPKVKRDKFSVFNFLTVTESREMTAPPKPPEAGKKSRWDVSDQKEEKKKKNDPVSELLSAAKNQTETKREQTSVPALPASASTNDQTPDNKSETKSVDPQSSDKKKEGDAEEELEEESRPPMDLFKAIFASSSDEKSSSSDGESEDEEEEKDGKEDEGKIDPRAPKLFNISPSASVTSTSVTTSATTSSHQTAVVLSQTSTQEEFGPKLPPPSAAPIRGGATSLCTPREEEKPSKKSKEKKHKNKKQHKHKKEKKKKKRKKHKHKGKQQKKSKKDASDSSSEDSDEDSDGEDGQVSTEELLKRLKSIRSHQTW